A genomic region of Candidatus Marimicrobium litorale contains the following coding sequences:
- a CDS encoding response regulator transcription factor — MSRVFITPTGILRERWREAFPAARAAAKMARLTEQVLSDTGSLWLDAAQLPEQLRMPRVIAACALGRPVVVMVGVPAEGEAHAFLNAGAVGYCHVEAAPEQLQEIATVVEHGGLWMPPALLQRFLALTTRAAGSQVPQVQPLNELTSRELMVAEQVARGASNREIAEILSITERTVKAHLSAIFEKLQVRDRVQLALKMNNVPTYHTVN; from the coding sequence ATGAGCCGGGTTTTTATTACGCCCACGGGCATATTGCGCGAGCGCTGGCGTGAGGCTTTCCCTGCAGCCCGTGCCGCGGCAAAAATGGCCCGGCTGACAGAACAGGTTCTGTCCGACACAGGCAGTCTTTGGCTTGATGCAGCCCAGTTGCCAGAGCAGTTGAGAATGCCCCGCGTGATTGCCGCCTGTGCTCTGGGTCGACCTGTGGTCGTAATGGTTGGTGTGCCTGCGGAGGGAGAGGCCCACGCGTTCCTCAATGCGGGGGCGGTCGGTTATTGCCATGTAGAGGCAGCACCCGAGCAGTTGCAGGAAATTGCGACCGTGGTGGAGCACGGTGGGTTGTGGATGCCGCCCGCCTTGTTGCAGCGCTTTTTGGCGCTTACGACGCGTGCTGCGGGGTCCCAGGTGCCGCAGGTGCAGCCCCTGAACGAATTGACCTCGCGCGAGCTAATGGTCGCGGAGCAGGTTGCAAGAGGAGCCAGCAACCGCGAAATTGCCGAAATCCTGAGTATTACGGAGCGAACTGTCAAAGCGCACTTATCGGCGATTTTCGAGAAATTGCAGGTGCGTGACCGGGTACAACTGGCGCTGAAGATGAACAATGTCCCCACCTACCATACGGTGAATTGA
- a CDS encoding HlyD family type I secretion periplasmic adaptor subunit has protein sequence MSAESQGRMPGEAGVATPPAQEQRSVSWHRQLVDVLFAPWIPDDTETPDDWQQDVHRAFVEQYPLRARKILYAVAIAVVLLVIWSALAEIDEVTKGQGKVIPSRQVQVIQSLDGGVITKILVREGDMVKQGELLLRLDQTRSQSTFRENRAEFQALSVKAARLRALVEDTDFAPDAELLVTVPNIVAEEMALFTTRRSELDLAQKIAQRQLEQRDEELVEAIAREAQAARSLELTSQELRMTRPMVDSGAVSEVEILRLEREENQLSGERKQAAAQINRLESAIQEGRRKLDTVDVEFDNEIREELADTLSRINSLRETAEGLSDRVKGAEIRSPVNGTVKQLYYYTIGGVVLPGKEIIEIVPADDTLLLEARIRPRDIAFLMPGQKALVKFTAYDFVVYGGLEGVVEHIGADTVMDEEGEPFYEVTVRTHEARLAEDKPIIPGMVVEVDILTGKKSVLAYLMKPILRAKQYALTER, from the coding sequence ATGAGTGCTGAGTCGCAGGGACGAATGCCCGGCGAGGCCGGGGTCGCGACGCCACCGGCACAGGAGCAGCGTTCTGTGTCTTGGCATCGACAGCTGGTGGATGTCCTTTTTGCACCCTGGATACCCGATGATACTGAGACCCCGGATGACTGGCAGCAGGACGTTCACCGCGCCTTCGTAGAGCAATACCCGCTGCGGGCGCGCAAGATTCTTTATGCGGTGGCGATTGCTGTTGTGCTGCTGGTGATCTGGTCGGCTCTGGCAGAGATTGATGAAGTGACAAAAGGTCAGGGAAAGGTCATACCGTCGCGACAGGTGCAGGTGATTCAGTCCCTTGATGGGGGTGTTATCACGAAGATTCTGGTGCGTGAGGGAGACATGGTTAAGCAAGGTGAGCTACTGCTTCGTCTCGATCAAACACGCTCCCAGTCCACCTTCCGCGAAAACCGGGCTGAGTTCCAGGCGCTTTCAGTCAAAGCTGCGCGGTTGCGCGCGCTCGTGGAGGATACAGACTTCGCGCCCGACGCCGAACTCTTGGTGACCGTGCCCAATATTGTTGCAGAGGAAATGGCGCTGTTTACCACGCGACGTTCGGAGCTGGATCTGGCGCAAAAAATTGCGCAGCGTCAGCTTGAACAGCGTGATGAGGAACTGGTCGAGGCCATTGCGCGTGAGGCGCAGGCGGCTCGCTCTTTGGAGTTGACGAGTCAGGAGTTGCGTATGACTCGACCAATGGTCGATTCGGGGGCGGTATCCGAGGTCGAAATACTGCGACTGGAGCGAGAAGAGAATCAGCTCTCCGGTGAGCGCAAGCAGGCGGCGGCGCAGATTAACCGTCTTGAGTCTGCTATACAGGAGGGTCGCCGGAAACTGGATACGGTAGATGTGGAGTTTGACAACGAAATCCGTGAGGAGTTGGCGGACACACTATCGCGTATCAATTCCCTGCGGGAAACTGCGGAGGGACTATCGGATCGAGTCAAAGGCGCGGAGATTCGCTCGCCGGTTAACGGCACGGTAAAACAGCTTTATTACTATACGATCGGTGGTGTGGTCCTTCCTGGTAAAGAGATCATTGAGATCGTGCCGGCCGATGATACGTTGCTGCTTGAGGCCCGCATCCGGCCCAGAGATATCGCTTTTTTAATGCCAGGGCAGAAAGCATTGGTGAAATTCACCGCTTACGATTTCGTCGTCTATGGCGGACTGGAGGGCGTTGTAGAGCATATCGGCGCGGACACGGTTATGGATGAGGAGGGCGAGCCTTTCTACGAAGTCACTGTTCGTACCCACGAGGCCCGCCTGGCGGAAGACAAACCCATTATTCCCGGTATGGTCGTAGAAGTAGACATACTGACCGGCAAGAAAAGCGTGCTGGCCTACCTCATGAAGCCTATTCTTCGCGCCAAGCAATACGCACTCACGGAGCGCTGA
- a CDS encoding type I secretion system permease/ATPase produces MSTQVDPLLECLLALCRFHGVGTTAAAVSGGLPLKKGQLTPDLFDRAASRMGLSCRFVHRSVDAIETALLPAVIFLEGERACLLTGWNTSGEKAQVVYPDHNEAVVEVCRSELSAQATGEVIFCRPRFRFDARAPRVGESVRGHWFWDAIRANAPIYRDVLLAAFFINVFALAMPLFTMNVYDRVVPNHATETLWMLAAGVIILLLADISLRTMRGYFIDLASKRVDIRLSSLIMERVLGIRLEHRPASVGSYAVNLRSFESLRDFITSASITTLIDLPFAVLFIAVMAWIAWPVIIPVIIGLIVVVGYALSVRGKLKELAETTYRAGAMRNSTLIESLVGLETIKSMDGESRVQRRWEDTTSFLAHVGVQLRLITNSTINVTQWGQQMVYIFVIITGVYLISVGALSMGGLIACTMLSGRIMAPFGQLAGLITQYHNAQISLETLEGVMDKPVERPEGTQFLSREMFRGEIEFKNVSFAYPGAEMSSLSDVSFKIKPGEHVAILGRVGSGKSTLQKLAMGLYQPTDGAIFIDGIDSRQLDPSELRSRIGYVPQDVTLFYGSLRDNLTMSNVQVSDAAIVRAVEIANLADYVNRHPQGFDMMIGERGDSLSGGQRKCVALARGVINEPPLLLMDEPTGSMDHSTEVAVKNQLAEFVQGRTWLVVTHRNTLLEMVDRIIVIDQGKLVADGPRETVVQALQQGRVGKAE; encoded by the coding sequence ATGAGCACCCAAGTTGATCCACTGCTAGAGTGCCTGCTCGCCCTGTGCCGGTTTCACGGTGTCGGGACTACGGCTGCTGCCGTGTCGGGTGGTTTGCCACTGAAGAAAGGGCAACTGACCCCCGACCTGTTCGACAGGGCGGCATCCAGAATGGGTTTGTCCTGCAGATTTGTTCACCGCAGTGTCGACGCTATCGAGACAGCGCTGTTGCCCGCCGTGATTTTCCTTGAGGGTGAGCGTGCTTGCCTGCTGACCGGCTGGAATACCAGTGGCGAGAAAGCGCAGGTTGTGTATCCCGACCACAACGAAGCGGTAGTTGAAGTTTGTCGTTCTGAATTATCCGCACAGGCTACGGGTGAGGTAATTTTCTGCCGTCCCCGCTTCCGCTTCGACGCTCGCGCTCCTAGGGTCGGCGAAAGTGTGCGGGGTCATTGGTTTTGGGATGCGATCAGAGCCAATGCTCCCATTTATCGCGATGTGCTGCTCGCCGCTTTTTTCATTAACGTGTTCGCGTTGGCCATGCCTTTGTTCACGATGAACGTCTACGACCGGGTGGTGCCCAACCACGCGACGGAGACCTTGTGGATGTTGGCGGCAGGCGTCATCATACTGTTGCTCGCGGATATTTCTTTGCGCACGATGCGGGGCTACTTTATCGATCTCGCCAGCAAACGTGTTGATATCCGGCTGTCTTCCCTGATTATGGAGCGAGTACTGGGGATACGCTTGGAGCACAGGCCCGCTTCTGTGGGCTCTTATGCAGTGAACCTGCGCTCTTTCGAATCTCTCAGGGACTTCATTACATCGGCGTCAATTACCACGCTTATTGACCTCCCTTTTGCCGTGCTTTTTATCGCGGTGATGGCGTGGATTGCATGGCCTGTGATTATTCCTGTGATCATCGGTCTGATAGTGGTTGTCGGCTATGCATTGTCCGTGAGGGGCAAGTTAAAAGAGCTGGCCGAGACGACTTATCGGGCAGGTGCGATGCGTAACTCAACGCTGATCGAAAGCCTTGTGGGGTTGGAGACAATCAAGTCGATGGATGGCGAGTCGCGCGTGCAGCGGCGTTGGGAAGACACCACTTCTTTTTTGGCGCACGTCGGTGTGCAATTGCGTTTAATAACAAACTCGACGATTAACGTGACCCAGTGGGGCCAGCAGATGGTCTATATCTTTGTCATTATTACTGGGGTCTATCTGATTTCTGTGGGCGCATTATCCATGGGGGGATTGATCGCCTGTACCATGTTGTCCGGCCGCATCATGGCACCCTTCGGTCAGTTAGCGGGTCTTATTACCCAGTACCATAACGCGCAGATATCGCTGGAGACTTTGGAAGGCGTCATGGATAAACCGGTGGAGCGTCCGGAGGGAACGCAGTTTCTTTCTCGCGAGATGTTTCGCGGTGAAATCGAGTTCAAGAATGTGTCGTTTGCCTATCCCGGCGCGGAGATGAGTTCACTCAGTGATGTTTCTTTCAAGATCAAGCCCGGTGAGCACGTGGCCATATTGGGACGGGTCGGTTCGGGTAAATCCACCCTGCAGAAACTAGCGATGGGCTTGTATCAGCCCACGGATGGCGCCATCTTTATTGACGGCATAGACAGCAGGCAGCTGGACCCTTCCGAACTGCGTAGCCGCATCGGTTACGTGCCACAGGATGTCACTTTGTTCTATGGCAGTCTGCGAGACAATCTTACTATGTCGAACGTCCAGGTCTCCGATGCGGCGATAGTGCGGGCAGTGGAGATCGCTAATCTCGCGGATTACGTTAACCGGCATCCACAGGGGTTCGATATGATGATCGGGGAGCGCGGCGACTCGCTCTCCGGAGGCCAGCGCAAATGCGTCGCGCTGGCGCGAGGGGTCATTAACGAACCGCCACTATTACTGATGGATGAGCCTACCGGCTCTATGGATCATTCGACCGAGGTAGCGGTCAAAAATCAGCTGGCGGAGTTTGTTCAGGGGCGTACCTGGCTGGTAGTGACGCATCGCAATACCCTGTTGGAGATGGTGGATCGCATTATCGTAATTGACCAGGGCAAGCTGGTGGCTGACGGGCCGCGGGAAACTGTGGTGCAGGCCCTTCAGCAGGGTCGTGTAGGGAAAGCGGAATGA